The genomic segment GCACTGAGTTCTTTGTACAACTCATTCCTCACAACgggccatgaatcttctccgAGTCCCAACAACGCAGCAATGCATCTATACCCACAGTGACCATCagccacaacatcaacaacgtcCACAATGAAGGGGTGAGTAGTAGAATGAAACTGGTCTATCATTGGAACTCTCCTTTTCTTCATTGCTTTTGGCTTTGATTGTAATTTACTTCTCACAGATGAAGATTCTATGGTTGAATGAAAGGCGTCCACATACTCAAAATATGATGGATCCCGCGTAGTAGACCTTTCACTTCGtttaactttacttttttgTGCACCCTTTGTCTTGACTTTATGTAATGGAGGGACCATTGATGTCAATGTAGGACAAACAATCTCAAGTAACTTCTGCTTGATGGTGACTTTACCGCCAATGTCAACCTCATTGAATCGTTCTTCTACTTGTTTCAACTCATCTTTAATGGATAACTGAGGCttagtttcatttaattcaacatttgagAAATGCAATCTTCGCCACATGATATGAAATTCACCTATAGGGATCATCCTAGGATCATATCGTGCTAATTCACATGCACATGGGACACCAAATGTACGTCTCAATACACATCCACACTTTGAGGAGTCCAATCCTATCTGCTGcactattttcaattccttAGCAATGAGATCCAATGCATATCGAGACACACGCCCAATAAGTTCTCTATATATGTAGCCTTTAAAATAGTCACTCCTGAGCaacaaactactttcaaatgacgccttaatcttgttgtgttgtaAGATAATGACGTTATGAATACTATCCCAACAAGAACACAAATCACCCATACTATTGCCCAGAACTTTCTTCAGGCTCCAATGAGCAGATTCAgccctgaaacaaaaaaaaaacttcaacaagtacaaataaatatttatctacaaaacaaataaataaaataacattacaacatacctatttgtggttgtgttccCTAAATGCATTACTTTGTTCGTCCAGAACTTTACAAAGTATGTGCTGTACGGAATAATCCAATTCTGATTaacatattcaaagaacaaagGCCATGATCTGCTTGCGTATTCAAAACCATTCACATACTCAGCAAACAAGCTTTCATCAGCACAATCCATCACATTTTCCCATGCATCCATCAACACTTCCCAAACCTCAGTAGAATGaactaacattttgcatttagctttaacatttttaaggatgtgGAACCGACATAACATCTGATATGACTCAGGGAATACACTTGATATGGCATTCATCAAAGCCAAGTCTCGGTCAGTCACAATAACTTTAGGACCACCCtcagatgttaaaaataaacctttcagCTTTTCCAAAGCCCATGTGAAATTACTCTGCCTTTCAGTAGACAAGAAAGCAAATGCTGCTGAGAAGGTTAACCCTGTAGACGTCATACCCACAATCTCAAGCAACGGAAGtctatatctatttgttttatatgtggaatccatcataaatacaacattaaatgagtttaacaatTTCACCGCATCAGGATGTACTTATCCcgatccaacaacatcataagttgttgtagttcAGTTCTGGACCCTCTTAATGATCGTTTATACGCATGCCTTGCGTTGTAGATTTGTTTAATCGTTGTCACATTtcgatcattattttgtttgagtgttaataaaatatttgcaggtgTAACTTTACTCTTTGTCATATCAACCAGTAATGACTTCTCACTCGTATTTAACCTGCCAGCATAAGGGTGACCCACTAAAGTTTCAGCCAACTCATGGTTGTGATGTCCACACATCACCTTCAACACCCATCCGGCCCCATCTGAACATGGTTTACCCTTTAATCTAAACGGACATTCACATTTACGAGTGCCGTATACACTAGCCACTGCATCAGCTTTGTATTTCCTATATTTTccccctctttcacatccaagtATGACATACGTTTTTCTTCCCCGTACACCAGTAGCTATGTCAGATCTTACTATTAccacaacaaatcctaaatCAAAAGCCATCCCTCTTACCCATTGAATTAAGTGCTCCCgtgaatgaaatatttcatttgttgtaaATCTATTTGTTAAATCTCTCTCTACAACTTTGCTAATTGATGAAGACAAATcagatttcaaactacaaccaatctgagaatccatatgaagatattcatccattttaaataataatcacctacaaaattataatgacccttattaacataattaataattaatcaaacaaatataaaaatattaatataattaaattatatatttgatataaatagagtaataaataattttttatataattatcaaattattaaagaattaaagatacaaaaatcatctataacaaattcatattttaacaaaattattacgtTTAAAAACTaaccatatataacatttaaaattataaatttaaatataaattactgtaaataaaataaacaaataaaataaaaacgaaacgtaaaaggaaactgcctctggacggatgacatccttcaacggatgtcaacatccgtttaaggcaaaacggatgtcgacatccgtttcgccttaaacggatgttgacatccgttgaaggatgtcgtccgtccagaggcagtgttccttttatGTTTCGGTTTTATTTTACTGCGTTTTGCGGCTCAtgcaaggattataggcttggatattaaaaggattattggaagtatgggaagggtttagggtttaggattataggaaggattatgactacgtacctggagaggaaccacgacaagtACACTACACCACAAACGCACTGTACCACGTActgcaccgagaacaagaggaagattgcttgataattcttttcacgatcaccaagctttgcagaaaaatattttactcatacaaggaactacgtaggttatcagtgaaatatgttataaatgaataaaattaaaaaataataattttaaaaataaaattttactgaggggcaaaatagtaaaggaaagatggaggaaggggcaaaaaagtaaaggagaggtggaggaagagatgtgtgggggtggagggagcaactcccaaAAAAGTATGATTAAATAAATCTACATGGTTATGAATATGAAAAGAGTTGCATTTTCACTTGCAGATCGAAGTCAAATATAACTGCAAATCATAAGTATACTGAAGATaggttaatgattttatgagttttcatttttataccatgtttgattttattttttattcaatgtatgatttagatttatatttaattttttaataactagttctataaaaattaattcGAGGTGGTTCACGTTCAAGAATGAATGTTTTGGCAGAGAAAGATCCATTGGATCACGTTCCATCTCAGTTTCTTTGATAAACTCCCACCGTTCCGTTAgctttaaaattttgaaacaaatatgCTTCAATTAAAAAGCTAGAAGATCAAAGTTTATACCcaatattctaaaatatttcaGCTGCTCTCCttgcactagtgcaaaaataacTAGAATAACCAACTTTAAAAATGATGGattacatttttgtaaataaatgcaattattagacgtcatttataattgtaattcgacgtcaaaTTTGTTATGTCAAATTCCCTAAAATTAGAAgtcaaaatgatataaaatgtCAAATGTCCCAGCGTTAGACGCTAAAATGTTAgcgaattcaataaaaatttgagcgggagattgaaaattcattcactttatatCTTAGtgcgcgataccctcttctaTGCTCAAGCTTTTCCAGAACGAAGTTTGAcaaccatcacatgtaatctttctttcatttgttacaaatgcatgttaattaactactttagatatgattttcgtttgttttgacagATTATTTTCGtattcttgtccttcataggcgcccttcataggcgcattctgttttctctctagctggtggcaacactttattacCCACATTTTGAAggggttagttttcgttttcgtttagaaaaacttatttgttgaacttttttttttttgtgctgaacttgtttgttgttgtttggttgaacctgtttgttgttgttgtttgattgaacttgtttgttgtttgttattgttgtttgttattgataCTACACTatacgttcatagttcatgctttataaaatataaaaaactgaaatttgttctttttctgcttttcaggtctcctagagttataaaaaaatatcacaattaattaaaaaaataaaaaaaatattaacgtcgaatattgacaaaattcgacgttaagttgCTTTACATCGAATTGTTCTatgttcgacgtcaatttaacgtctcccgatatgacgatGACCTCGAATTGGATGTGAAAGGCCGACAAACAACGACATagtgtttttgtactagtgttgcCTACAACAAGataaagtttaaattgtatattgtttaaaatatttaaaaattatttttatattaaaaacaaattttaaattatttttttatattcgagtatttataacttttatgttaaaattaagatatctatccttaattttttgtcttgcatttattatttatttatttaatgatcatttgatatttattcatattattaGATAGATTTGTTTCGAATTATGTACGTATTCTTgtttaattaagataaaatctttgtatatacatataaaataatatttgttcaATCAATACACCTTGATAATGTGACTGTCactttaaataacaaaatagttttgaagtgagaaaattaatataaaacaaaaaactgaaTTAGCAACTatcaatgaaattttattttaacctgaatatttattttcttggcTGTATATGcaaataaagatatatattttaatgtaaaatatatttatttattttcgtgCAACAGGGAATAAGAGGTGTGAGGTGTGGGTAAGAGGATGAATCAAAATCTTTGATTGTAATTGGTGGAAACCATATCCACTTATCCATATCCAAATCCACACAACCCATCCAAAATCTTCTCCATCCTATACTTCTttcatctcttttcttttgtttttcactGATCTCtcacaacacaacaacaaccCAACCCTTCTCAGCATGGCCATGGCAACCCAAGCCTCCCTCTTCAGCCCTTCCTTCTCTGCTCTCAAACCCACCGACCGTGTCTCCGTGCCATGGAAGCAATCCCccaccttctccttctcctctcCGAAGCCCCTCAAGTTCTCCAAGACAATCAGAGCTGCAGCGGCCGATGAAACCGCAGAGGCCGTAACAAAAGAGGCACCCGTTGGGTTCACCCCACCGGAACTGGACCCAAACACGCCTTCCCCGATCTTCGGAGGCAGCACTGGTGGGCTTTTGAGGAAGGCCCAGGTGGAGGAGTTCTATGTGATCACATGGACGTCCCCCAAAGAACAGATCTTTGAAATGCCCACTGGAGGTGCTGCCATCATGAGGGAGGGTCCCAACCTGTTGAAGTTGGCCAGGAAGGAACAGTGTTTGGCTCTTGGAACTAGACTGAGGTCAAAGTACAAGATCAATTACCAGTTCTACAGGGTCTTCCCCAACGGAGAAGTTCAGTACTTGCACCCCAAGGATGGTGTCTACCCTGAGAAGGTCAACCCGGGACGCCAAGGGGTTGGCCAAAACTTCAGGTCTATTGGTAAGAATGTTAATCCCATCGAGGTCAAGTTCACCGGCAAGCAACCATATGATTTGTAAGCACCACCTCCTTCATTCCTCCTATATGCTCTGTACTTATATTGTCAAATTTATGCCACAAATGCTAAACTCATGTGCCTTAATTTTATAGCTATTTTTCTCCTATTCTCtctttagtattgttttatcgTTACTGTCGTCAACATCTTTTGGAATATTGATTTGCTTCAACTTGATCAAACCTATAACAAAGTAATAACACCGGACATATCTGATTTCAGAATTCTGTGATCAATAATAATTCATCAGTCATGAGTGAATTGGATTTTACATTTTATCTCGATCTTCCAACTATATCGCTTTCAACGTTCAACGAGGCTTACATGTACAGCACAACCTGTTTTTTCTGTGTATTTCTCATTATAAACGGTGGCAACTCTACACGACACCATGAGTCAATGACTAACATAACGAcaaataccatttttttttcaataattggCCAATAGGTAGCTCTACAATTTTCAGTTGCAGCAAGAGTTTACTGCTGTCCTGATCTTGAGTCATTTATTTGAATCTAAATTTGATGCGATCTAAACTTTGACTGCTTCATATAACACTGGTCTATACAGTTCAAttgtatataataaaagaaatacaaaattataattatgatgcttttggttcattttaaaatatcacaTTATTTAGGCTATGAGACGAAATTTGTTTATAAGCATCTCCACAAAAACTTAACCGTTTAAAATGGCAGCAAGATAACTACCCGACAGTCCAAATGTTCAGGACTCACTCAGAAAGTTTGAGTTCGAAGAAACATAATTGTGGTGTGAAAAAAGTTCTACATTATTGatagatttgttttttattctaacGTAACAAAACCTATACACTAACTATGACAATGAAAAACATATCGTTAACCATAAGATTAATATTTCCGTAAAAAAAGTCACAACACTAATATATGCAATATGATAAATTCATTGAGTTTCATAacaattatcttaaaaattatatttatcataaattttattgtcgaaagttaattttttacatCGACGGAGGATTaaagttaaactttaaaaataaatctttgctgataaaaaaaaactttagaaaTAAGTCACtcatgaaattaaataatatgtatCCGTTAGAGGTTCGGTTAGTAACTCGAAGATTGTCCTAACCTATCTTAATCTAAAACTGGGCCAATATGTATTGTTCATTGTGACCCATTATTTTGTTAGGGACATAATCAAGGTCTTAGCTTCCTGTACCTCCAACAATGACTAATTGCAGCTCTataattagagaaaaatattgAAACGCTTTTCAGCACTGTACCACAGCACACCACCAATGCCACTACCTCGTCGGCATCGCTGCTGCCATCATCACCACTGCTGCATAGAATGAAGAGTGGGAGAacgagaagaagagaaaaaatgaaaaaaaaaaaaactcattatgAAAAGCtcttttcaaaacatatttaatatagtttgaaattttctttttgaaccatattttatatattccaAATAGTTCTTTTCGACATATATTTTATGTGGGAATGTTGCAGAAAATTCATTCCAAAAGACATTATATGCATTCTGAAAATCTTATTGCAAAATACATTTCATACGTTCCAAAAATGACATTGTGAAAAAACTTGTTccataaattttgtttcaaaaattctaaaagctttttaaaatatgtaatctGGAAACGACTTTTCCAAAAAGTAAAAtggtcattttaaaaatttgagataCTGCACCCGAAAAAATTTTAGGATGCAATGTAAAAGCCCAAAATCAAAATCCATCCTAAACAGTTTGAAATGAACTCACTTAGCAAGATAAAGCCTGTGATAAactattatcattattaatagTTGCACGGTTACTgttgattaaaataaatcatagtGTGTTGAAACTTTCAATTTGGATTTCAAGTCTTAGCTAAAGAAAGATATTCATTTCATTATAAGATTTATGGGATAAATAATTACCACCAAGACAcgtgaaataaataaataaatgcttTAATATTTTAGAGCTATTCTCTAATTGTATCAAGCGTTTACCGGTGATTTAGAAAATATTGTCATCAGCCACAGGTTACCATCGCTCTCTTTCGTCGATATACTCAATTTacttgtatttaaaatttagatcCGTATTTTTTTAGTAATCTTATTAACATGATAGTTTTGTGAATATATATGTAAATGGTCTGAAGGTCATCATGGTTACTTCTTGATGAGTAGGACTCGTGTTAGTTACTACTCATTATCCTTAGACCGCTTAATTACTTATTATAAGCTCAATTATAGACTTAATGAAATTATTCCATCACTTCTCTTGCGTTAAATTTGTGTTATCCTGCTTTAATCACTACTCAACCAGAAAACGCTTAGAATTTACAAACGAAAACAAAAttggaaataatttttagaaaaaaaaatctctgtAAGTTAGaattaattcatataaattgtctaaattttctttttggtttaaaccctcggttggtcctcgtatttatatggaaatctcaaatgggtcatattttttgtaaaaatgagcaaaTTTTACCATAACCGTTAAGTTGTTCCAAACGACGTTAAATTAGGTTGAGCTGTATTTTTTGCATTGATGGTGTGACATTAtgcatttaattgaatttatttttgcattGATGGCGTGACATTAtgcatttaattgaatttaattaaatgggtgatgtgttttaaaatcatcaaatctCCGTGGCTACagtgcttcttcttcctccaccaCTTATCACCTTTCACCTCTTCCGCTCCTCTGCCCAAGCTGCTTCGTTCCCACTCCTACCTTCAAACCCTCACTGAGGTGCTTGGACTAAACTTGAGGTGACATCCAGCTATCTTCACGCACCCAGCAGCAGCGTCAACCCACGCAGACAACAAGTGTCATGGTCTTGGTCCAAGGCAGCAGCAACGAGGGTAgcgtcaaaaagaaaaaaaaggggcTTTTGGCTGGAAAAAAACGAGCACGCAGCAGACGCCaggaaaaaaaacaattcatttcTCCATTTCTGAAGAGCATACGGACGAGGTGATGAGTGAGCAGTCTAGCAAGGATTGGGGAAAGAAAGGGGTAATTGAAAGAGAAGGGTCCAGCCGCCACTAGGGGGCTTCACGggtgttttcattttttttggaGAAAAGCATGGATTGAGTAGAAGAGTGCACGGCGCCTGGGAGGCATCTTCTTCATTTTAAGGGTTTCTCCAGCTGCCACGGATAAGAGGATTACATTCAGAAGAAAGACAGATAGATACATCATAGAAACTGCATCAGTTGACAGCCTAAAGCATCCCCGACCAACATCGAAGGCGGAAGTAGAAGGCCAGACATCGGCGATGGCGGCGGAATCCTTGTGCGTCCACAGGAGGAGTCTCTTGGAGGAATCCTTGTCCGAACAACGGCGTTTCTGTTCCAGATTGGGGTTTATGTTCTCACATGACGACAGCGTTTTTGAGAGGGAGAAAGGGTGTGTCTGGGGAGTGAGGGTTAGAGGGTGGGAGTGGGAAGAAAACAACTTGGGCGGAGGAGCAAAAAAGATGAAAGGTGATCAATgattggaggaagaagaagcactGTAGCCACGGAGATATGAtgattttaaaacacatcacccatttaattaaattcaattaaatgcaTAATGCCACGCCATCAATGCAAAAAATACAGCTCAACCTAATTTAACGCCGTTTGGAATaacttaacggttagggtaaaatttactcatttttacaaaaaatatgacccaattgagaccgaaaaatatgacccatttgagatttccatataaatacgaggaccaaccgagggtttaaacctttcttttttattgtgttaaactaattttagtttactaatagattagttttattattttatatttttgtttcctcTTTCGGTTGAATTGATCCGAGGTTCGGTCGTCCTTCTTTActctgctctcttttgatcttca from the Vigna angularis cultivar LongXiaoDou No.4 chromosome 3, ASM1680809v1, whole genome shotgun sequence genome contains:
- the LOC108344422 gene encoding uncharacterized protein LOC108344422 — encoded protein: MAFDLGFVVVIVRSDIATGVRGRKTYVILGCERGGKYRKYKADAVASVYGTRKCECPFRLKGKPCSDGAGWVLKVMCGHHNHELAETLVGHPYAGRLNTSEKSLLVDMTKRLTFSAAFAFLSTERQSNFTWALEKLKGLFLTSEGGPKVIVTDRDLALMNAISSVFPESYQMLCRFHILKNVKAKCKMLVHSTEVWEVLMDAWENVMDCADESLFAEYVNGFEYASRSWPLFFEYVNQNWIIPYSTYFVKFWTNKVMHLGNTTTNRAESAHWSLKKVLGNSMGDLCSCWDSIHNVIILQHNKIKASFESSLLLRSDYFKGYIYRELIGRVSRYALDLIAKELKIVQQIGLDSSKCGCVLRRTFGVPCACELARYDPRMIPIGEFHIMWRRLHFSNVELNETKPQLSIKDELKQVEERFNEVDIGGKVTIKQKLLEIVCPTLTSMVPPLHKVKTKGAQKSKVKRSERSTTRDPSYFEYVDAFHSTIESSSVRSKLQSKPKAMKKRRVPMIDQFHSTTHPFIVDVVDVVADGHCGYRCIAALLGLGEDSWPVVRNELYKELSAWRDEYASLVGGYDRLEELRSSLLVQSLSAANTSKWMTLPDIGYAIANRYNVILVCLSYSQNYTIFPLRSTPPSDITQHRLICIGHVHGCHFVQVKLQEGCPLPTVNIMSSTHCYPEARAWSSIYTSRMHAFEQLMDITTSYVDLGDS
- the LOC108324961 gene encoding photosystem I reaction center subunit II, chloroplastic, producing MAMATQASLFSPSFSALKPTDRVSVPWKQSPTFSFSSPKPLKFSKTIRAAAADETAEAVTKEAPVGFTPPELDPNTPSPIFGGSTGGLLRKAQVEEFYVITWTSPKEQIFEMPTGGAAIMREGPNLLKLARKEQCLALGTRLRSKYKINYQFYRVFPNGEVQYLHPKDGVYPEKVNPGRQGVGQNFRSIGKNVNPIEVKFTGKQPYDL